The following are encoded together in the Phenylobacterium sp. NIBR 498073 genome:
- a CDS encoding SIMPL domain-containing protein — protein sequence MKTLVRAGAMALLLATAAAPAAFAQTAQPSAGSMFQTTTLNLSAYGETRVAPDKATINLGVVTEAPTAAGALAANNEKMNSVIAALRKAGIAERDIQTSGLNLNAQYDYVQNEPPKLRGYQASNQVTITVNDLAKLGAAVDATVKAGANQVNGISFGLKDPSAAENAARQEAVKALAAKADLYAKATGHRVSRLVNLSEGGGYMPSPPPAPMMAYARMEKADAGAPIAAGELNVRVDITGLYELSR from the coding sequence ATGAAGACCCTCGTCCGCGCCGGCGCCATGGCCCTGCTGCTCGCCACCGCCGCCGCGCCCGCCGCCTTCGCTCAAACCGCCCAACCTTCGGCAGGTTCGATGTTCCAGACGACCACGCTCAACCTCTCGGCGTACGGCGAAACCCGCGTCGCCCCCGACAAGGCGACCATCAACCTCGGCGTCGTCACTGAGGCCCCGACCGCCGCCGGCGCCCTGGCCGCCAACAACGAGAAGATGAACTCGGTGATCGCCGCCCTGCGCAAGGCCGGCATCGCCGAAAGGGACATCCAGACCTCGGGCCTGAACCTCAACGCCCAGTACGACTACGTGCAGAACGAGCCGCCGAAGCTGCGCGGCTACCAGGCCTCGAACCAGGTGACGATCACCGTCAACGACCTGGCCAAGCTGGGCGCGGCGGTCGACGCCACCGTCAAGGCCGGCGCCAATCAGGTGAACGGCATCTCCTTCGGCCTGAAGGACCCGAGCGCGGCCGAGAACGCCGCCCGTCAGGAAGCGGTCAAGGCGCTGGCCGCCAAGGCCGACCTCTACGCCAAGGCCACCGGCCATCGCGTCAGCCGGCTGGTGAATCTGAGCGAAGGCGGCGGCTACATGCCCTCCCCGCCGCCGGCGCCGATGATGGCCTACGCCCGCATGGAAAAGGCGGACGCCGGCGCGCCGATCGCCGCGGGCGAACTGAACGTCCGGGTGGACATCACCGGTCTTTACGAACTGTCGCGGTAA
- a CDS encoding TonB-dependent receptor: MSADLTDALPLDLSATGLHGSGPTNYFTLHNLPTAQAVALNHFLAGAVVPLEPHRTCANDPIDASRSYASGAATLAWQVGGATIKSISSYSRLADENIGDDDSINLSAFPSHFISRSNTCSEELNVSGSLGPVDAGGRRVLHARRQLYEAALRVPTGDLPAPPNSSLQHEAIGYVTKTYAAFADATWRLSTRLRRLGGVRYSRDEQRVTQDSYMNFGPAMRIATCPLQTNEIAFTSTTPRLGAQYELSAGNNVYATFSKGFKIGGFNPDSCNNQYNPEKLTAYEIGIKNRLFDNILTLNASAFYYDYSDLQLSQVVGLIRLITNAAAAEVKGAELEAVWQPDIHWTINANCRCSTPSTPISPI; this comes from the coding sequence GTGAGCGCGGACCTGACCGACGCCCTGCCCCTCGACCTCAGCGCGACAGGCCTGCACGGCTCTGGCCCCACCAACTACTTCACCCTGCACAATCTCCCGACCGCTCAGGCGGTGGCGCTGAACCACTTCCTCGCCGGTGCCGTCGTGCCGCTGGAGCCCCACCGCACCTGCGCCAACGATCCGATCGACGCGAGCCGCAGCTATGCCAGCGGCGCCGCGACCCTCGCCTGGCAGGTGGGGGGCGCGACCATCAAGTCCATAAGCAGCTACTCCCGGCTGGCCGACGAGAACATCGGCGACGACGACAGCATCAATCTCAGCGCATTCCCGTCGCACTTCATCTCGCGCTCCAACACCTGCAGCGAGGAGTTGAACGTCAGCGGCTCACTGGGCCCGGTCGATGCGGGTGGTCGGCGCGTTCTACATGCGCGACGGCAACTATACGAAGCTGCACTACGAGTTCCCACAGGGGATCTTCCCGCTCCCCCCAACAGTTCGCTTCAGCATGAGGCGATCGGCTACGTCACCAAAACCTACGCCGCGTTCGCCGACGCCACCTGGCGTCTCTCCACCCGCCTGCGTCGGCTCGGTGGCGTGCGTTACTCTCGTGACGAGCAGCGGGTCACGCAGGACAGCTACATGAATTTCGGTCCGGCGATGCGGATCGCGACCTGTCCGCTGCAGACCAACGAGATCGCCTTCACCTCGACGACGCCGCGCCTGGGCGCCCAGTACGAGCTGAGCGCCGGCAACAACGTCTATGCGACGTTCTCCAAGGGCTTCAAGATCGGCGGCTTCAACCCCGACTCCTGCAACAACCAGTACAATCCCGAAAAGCTCACCGCCTACGAGATCGGGATCAAGAACCGGCTGTTCGACAACATCCTGACACTCAACGCCTCGGCCTTCTATTATGACTATAGCGACCTGCAGCTCAGCCAGGTGGTGGGACTGATCCGGCTGATCACCAACGCCGCCGCCGCCGAGGTGAAAGGGGCCGAACTCGAGGCCGTCTGGCAGCCGGATATCCACTGGACCATCAACGCAAACTGTCGCTGCTCGACGCCAAGTACACCGATTTCACCAATATAG
- a CDS encoding TonB-dependent receptor plug domain-containing protein, which translates to MNSGGKLARSAFAGEIKGSSDLTQIDIARVEVMRGPQGTLYGRNANGGVINFVTEAPTGAFGGQALASYASYASYASYDETRLQGVVNIPDSDRVRARLVLDRWNRDDGFVENATPGARTSTRAIPCRRGCG; encoded by the coding sequence ATGAACAGCGGGGGCAAGCTCGCGAGGTCGGCCTTCGCCGGAGAAATCAAGGGATCCTCCGACCTCACCCAAATCGACATCGCCCGCGTGGAGGTGATGCGTGGCCCCCAAGGCACGCTCTATGGGCGCAACGCCAACGGCGGGGTCATCAACTTCGTGACCGAGGCTCCGACGGGCGCATTCGGCGGCCAGGCCCTGGCCAGCTACGCCAGCTACGCCAGCTACGCCAGCTACGACGAAACCCGCCTTCAGGGGGTGGTCAACATCCCAGACAGCGACCGTGTTCGCGCGCGTCTGGTGCTTGACCGCTGGAATCGGGACGACGGCTTCGTAGAGAACGCCACGCCGGGGGCCAGGACGTCGACAAGGGCGATACCCTGTCGGCGCGGCTGCGGGTGA